From Periophthalmus magnuspinnatus isolate fPerMag1 chromosome 12, fPerMag1.2.pri, whole genome shotgun sequence, a single genomic window includes:
- the LOC117379342 gene encoding uncharacterized protein LOC117379342: MECVRGETLEMPALGRPFKLGMLYDARADKLVPGMTLWDHEKLQQDMTETLKPNSEFEMLASDSISDKSSSLGVDAALKASFFSGLITVDGSAKYLKDTRTSKQQARVTLQYKTTTCFRALTMNQLGAGNIMHPDVFEKGLATHVVTAILYGAQAFFVFDREVSDSENLQDVQGNLQVIIKKIPCISIEGEGALKMEDKDKEKVQKFSCKFHGDFSLSQNPVTFEDAMKVYQDLPKLLGPNGEKAVPVKVWLLPLTSLDSAAARLVRQVSVGLVFEVERTLEHLEDLDMRCRDVLNSTELKKFPQIVTKIRTFMGLCTEFKLGLQGVLAQKLPSIRGGGEEEAELAEILRKRAASPFSHDCLNQWVRCKVKEAKLIKTFCHLMKNTEVLSSQDDLDDRSSNVKNTVCFVFTSLETEEPYLSALSQYLKGSEQLSPRPKDLEMEQWYSDKDVREAVRTKAKLFGDFAEANSDNQDVKFLAVAFKDETHKGSTIYLYEEGFEVSDNFEPPSKPENISVDDVTHNSLTLHFSAPTWGAETVTGYRLEYSDGGEWQLSEAQTGLVKVSALSADTEYSFRLRAVTAVGLGPAAELKSIKTAPEPEGPKRLTEELKKTCEVIETKGSLQILKLPLTRDSIEIPGCQRFIYGTDVPGKSNCTIMLMGATGAGKSTLINGMINYILGVQWTDPYRFKLVVEEEKSQAQSQTSEVTVYKINFDHGFMIDYSLTIIDTPGFGDTRGIKRDQQIKKQIQKLFSGNFGVNDIHAVCFVAQSALPRLSATQRYVFDSVLSIFGNDVAENIRVLVTFADGQLPPVLEAITVAGVPCPKADDGKPAHYKFNNSALFAENQSSVVGFDEMFWNMGKASMRSFFDALHKTEPKSLTLTKEVLRERKQLEETVEDLQRKIKEGLSKQDEIKQTEEQMKTHEAEIERNKDFIVSLKVIKPVQEDISGTGNYITNCQKCNHTCHYPCGIADDSAKKGCAAMDQNGYCTKCPGKCIWSDHYNQKYRWEYKEVIEEKTAEEIKKKYLKGTKDKMTVQNLVSKLKEEYHRFKDNVTDMVQEATKFIYRLSQIALKPNPLSTPDYIHLLIESEKKQREPGWKQRVEALEEEKKKAELLTQVGTGQEILAPH; this comes from the exons ATGGAGTGTGTGAGAGGTGAGACGTTGGAGATGCCGGCTCTGGGCCGTCCCTTTAAACTGGGCATGTTGTACGACGCCAGAGCAGACAAACTGGTGCCAG gCATGACGCTGTGGGACCATGAGAAGCTGCAGCAGGACATGACAGAGACGCTGAAGCCCAACAGTGAGTTTGAGATGTTGGCGTCAGACTCCATTTCAGATAAGTCCAGTTCTCTGGGTGTGGACGCCGCACTCAAGGCCAGTTTCTTTAGTGGCCTCATCACGGTCGACGGCTCTGCTAAATACCTGAAGGACACAAGGACCTCCAAACAGCAGGCCAGAGTCACTCTGCAGTACAAAACCACCACATGCTTCAGAGCGCTGACCATGAACCAGCTCGGAGCAGGAAACATCATGCACCCAGACGTGTTTGAGAAGGGGCTGGCCACACACGTTGTCACCGCCATTCTGTACGGCGCTCAGGCCTTCTTTGTGTTCGACCGAGAGGTGTCTGACTCTGAGAACCTCCAAGACGTTCAGGGAAACCTCCAGGTGATCATTAAGAAGATCCCCTGCATCTCCATTGAGGGGGAAGGAGCTCTGAAGATGGAGGACAAGGACAAAGAAAAGGTCCAGAAATTTTCCTGCAAATTCCATGGAGACTTCAGCCTGAGTCAGAACCCGGTCACGTTTGAAGACGCCATGAAGGTTTACCAGGATCTGCCCAAACTGCTTGGCCCAAACGGAGAGAAGGCGGTGCCGGTGAAAGTGTGGCTACTGCCCCTCACCTCACTGGACTCTGCAGCAGCTCGCCTGGTGCGGCAGGTCAGTGTGGGGTTGGTGTTTGAGGTGGAGAGGACTCTGGAGCACTTAGAGGACTTGGACATGAGGTGTCGAGATGTTTTGAACAGCACAGAGTTAAAGAAGTTTCCTCAGATAGTCACGAAGATCAGAACCTTCATGGGCTTGTGCACTGAGTTTAAGCTGGGACTGCAGGGCGTTCTGGCTCAGAAGCTGCCGTCGATccgcggaggaggagaggaggaggcagagctcGCCGAGATACTCAGGAAAAGAGCTGCATCTCCGTTCAGTCACGACTGTCTGAACCAGTGGGTGAGGTGCAAAGTCAAAGAGGCCAAACTCATCAAAACCTTCTGTCACCTGATGAAGAACACAGAGGTCCTCTCCTCTCAGGATGACCTGGACGACAGGTCCAGTAATGTGAAGAACACTGTGTGCTTTGTCTTCACCTCCCTGGAGACTGAGGAGCCCTATCTCTCTGCCTTAAGTCAGTACTTAAAGGGCTCAGAACAGCTCAGCCCTCGGCCCAAAGACCTGGAGATGGAGCAGTGGTACAGCGACAAAGACGTCCGAGAGGCCGTGAGGACCAAGGCCAAGCTCTTTGGAGATTTTGCTGAGGCCAACAGTGACAATCAGGATGTTAAGTTTCTGGCAGTGGCTTTTAAGGATGAGACCCATAAAGGTTCAACCATCTACCTTTACGAAGAAGGATTTGAAGTCAGTGATAACTTTGAGCCCCCTTCAAAGCCTGAGAACATCAGTGTGGACGATGTAACCCACAACAGTTTGACTCTGCACTTCAGCGCCCCCACATGGGGGGCAGAGACGGTGACGGGCTACAGGCTGGAGTACAGCGATGGAGGAGAGTGGCAGCTGTCTGAGGCTCAGACGGGGTTAGTCAAAGTGAGCGCCCTGAGCGCAGACACAGAGTACAGTTTCAGACTGAGAGCCGTCACTGCAGTGGGTCTGGGACCGGCCGCAGAACTCAAGTCCATAAAAACGGCTCCTGAACCCGAGGGCCCCAAACGCCTCACGGAGGAGCTGAAGAAAACCTGTGAAGTCATAGAAACCAAAGGATCTCTGCAGATACTGAAGCTTCCACTGACCAGAGATAGTATAGAAATCCCAGGCTGCCAGCGGTTCATCTACGGCACCGACGTCCCCGGGAAGAGTAACTGCACCATAATGCTGATGGGCGCCACGGGAGCGGGCAAGTCCACCCTCATCAACGGTATGATCAACTACATCCTGGGCGTGCAGTGGACTGACCCCTACAGGTTCAAGCTGgtagtggaggaggagaagtcaCAGGCTCAGAGTCAGACATCGGAGGTGACGGTTTATAAAATCAACTTTGACCACGGCTTCATGATCGACTATTCTCTGACCATCATCGACACGCCGGGCTTTGGAGACACTCGAGGCATCAAGCGAGACCAACAGATCAAAAAGCAGATCCAAAAACTCTTCTCCGGCAACTTTGGGGTGAACGACATTCACGCCGTGTGCTTCGTAGCTCAATCTGCCCTTCCTCGCCTCAGCGCCACTCAGCGCTACGTGTTCGACTCTGTCCTCTCCATCTTTGGGAATGACGTGGCCGAGAACATCCGGGTTCTGGTGACTTTCGCAGACGGACAGCTGCCTCCGGTTCTAGAGGCCATCACAGTGGCAGGAGTCCCGTGCCCCAAAGCCGATGACGGAAAACCCGCGCACTACAAGTTCAACAACTCGGCGCTGTTCGCAGAGAACCAGAGTTCTGTGGTGGGGTTCGATGAGATGTTCTGGAACATGGGGAAAGCCAGCATGAGGAGCTTTTTTGATGCCCTGCACAAGACTGAGCCCAAGAGTCTGACTTTGACCAAAGAGgtgctgagagagagaaagcagctAGAGGAAACTGTGGAAGATCTACAGAGGAAAATCAAAGAGGGGTTATCCAAACAGGACGAGATCAAACAGACTGAGGAACAGATGAAGACGCACGAGGCCGAGATAGAGAGAAACAAGGACTTCATTGTCTCTCTCAAAGTCATAAAGCCTGTTCAAGAAGACATCTCAGGAACAGGAAACTACATCACCAACTGCCAGAAGTGCAACCACACGTGCCATTACCCATGTGGCATTGCCGACGACAGCGCCAAGAAAGGCTGCGCCGCCATGGATCAGAACGGGTACTGCACAAAGTGCCCAGGAAAATGCATCTGGAGTGATCATTACAACCAGAAGTACAGATGGGAGTACAAAGAAGTCATCGAGGAGAAGACCGCAGAGGAGATCAAGAAGAAGTACCTGAAGGGAACCAAGGACAAGATGACTGTGCAGAACTTGGTCTCAAAACTGAAAGAGGAATATCATCGGTTCAAGGACAACGTTACTGACATGGTCCAGGAAGCCACTAAATTCATATACC